Proteins found in one Chaetodon auriga isolate fChaAug3 chromosome 12, fChaAug3.hap1, whole genome shotgun sequence genomic segment:
- the LOC143329543 gene encoding protein THEM6-like: MWWVLWLLAALLALFCSLDVWYFLRAAVTVLRAWFQPPVWDITAEQTLTGRVTPHDIDMCHMNNARYLRECDFARFSLYTRNGVFKAMRALRASMVVGATTIRYRRALCIGEGYELRTRIVSWDDKAFYLEQRFVSTKDGLVCAIMYCKQNVVRCSPDKVMQHLCKRKVECPEFPEDLQHWVNFISTSSQSLRAESGLDEKNK; this comes from the exons ATGTGGTGGGTACTGTGGCTGCTCGCAGCCTTGCTGGCTCTCTTCTGCAGCCTGGATGTGTGGTACTTCTTGCGGGCAGCTGTCACGGTTCTCCGGGCCTGGTTCCAGCCTCCAGTCTGGGACATCACCGCAGAGCAGACCCTTACAGGCCGGGTCACTCCCCATGACATCGACATGTGTCACATGAACAATGCTCGTTACCTCCGGGAGTGCGACTTCGCCCGCTTCTCTCTCTACACGCGTAACGGTGTGTTCAAGGCAATGCGGGCGCTCAGGGCTTCAATGGTAGTGGGAGCCACCACCATCCGTTACCGCAGGGCTCTGTGTATCGGTGAGGGGTACGAGCTGCGGACTCGCATCGTCTCTTGGGATGACAAAGCCTTTTACCTTGAGCAGAGATTTGTGTCAACAAAAGATGGGTTGGTGTGTGCTATCATGTACTGCAAGCAGAATGTCGTACGCTGTAGCCCGGACAAGGTCATGCAGCACCTGTGCAAGCGGAAG GTGGAGTGCCCTGAGTTTCCAGAGGACCTTCAGCACTGGGTGAACTTCATCTCCACCAGCAGCCAGAGCCTCAGGGCCGAGAGTGGTCTGGACGAGAAGAACAAATAA
- the LOC143329763 gene encoding protein THEM6-like — MLLLVLGALLLLFCSLDVWYFLRGAQVFIQAWFQPRILDILAEQTIDGMVLPHDLDYMGHMNNSRYLRECDFARFHHYMRNGLFMASRKLGAKMVVGASTIRYRRSLAFREAFEIRTKVVGWDEKAFYLEQRFVSKKDGFVSAVMLCRQNVVRCSPESILEFVCKRKIECPEFPEDLKHWISFISASSQALRAESGLEEKNK, encoded by the exons AtgttgctgctggtgctgggtgccctcctcctgctcttctgcAGTCTGGATGTATGGTACTTCCTACGCGGGGCCCAGGTGTTCATCCAGGCGTGGTTCCAGCCCCGAATATTGGACATTCTAGCTGAGCAAACCATTGATGGCATGGTCCTTCCCCATGATCTGGACTACATGGGCCACATGAACAACTCCCGATATCTAAGGGAGTGTGACTTTGCCCGCTTCCACCATTACATGCGAAATGGGCTGTTCATGGCCTCACGCAAACTTGGGGCCAAAATGGTGGTGGGGGCCTCCACCATCCGGTACCGACGCTCCCTGGCCTTCCGTGAGGCTTTTGAGATTCGGACCAAAGTAGTGGGATGGGACGAGAAGGCGTTTTACTTGGAGCAACGCTTCGTGTCCAAGAAAGATGGTTTTGTGTCTGCGGTGATGCTCTGCAGGCAGAATGTGGTGCGCTGCAGCCCAGAGAGCATCCTCGAGTTTGTCTGCAAAAGGAAG ATCGAGTGCCCCGAGTTCCCCGAGGACCTCAAACACTGGATTAGCTTCATCTCGGCCAGCAGCCAGGCcctgagagcagagagtggaCTGGAAGAGAAGAACAAGTAA